The following DNA comes from Halorhabdus tiamatea SARL4B.
GCGCGTGGTCGTCTTCTCGGCCATCGACAACATGATGAAGGGGTCGGCCGGCCAGGCCGTTCACGCGGCCAACATCGCGCTCGGGCTGGAGGAGACGGCGGGCCTCGACTTCGCGGGGATGCACCCGGTGGGGTCGCCATGACGGGGGTGCATCTCGGATGACGGTGGTCGTCAAAGTCGGCGGCGCTCGTGCGGTCGACCCCGAGGGGGCGCTTGCGGACGTGGCCCAGCTGGTTGCGGACGGCGAGGACGTCGTGGTCGTCCACGGCGGCTCGACGAAAGTGGACGACACCCTCGAACGCATCGGGATCGAACCGGAGTACGTCGAGACGCCAAGCGGCGTCGTCGGGCGGTTCACCGACGAGGAGACGATGGAGGTCTTCGAGATGGCCTTTGGCCACCTCAACACGCAACTCGTCGCGGGGTTGCAGAGCCAGGGCGTCGACGCCGTCGGACTCAACGGTGTCGACGGGAAGCTTCTGGCCGGCCCCCGCAAGTCGGCGGTGCGCGTCCTCGAAGACGGCAAGCGCAAGATCAAGCGCGGCGATCACTCGGGGTCGATCGAGGAGGTCAACGAGAAGCTGCTGTATACGCTGTTAGACGATGGATACACACCGGTCGCCGGGCCGCCGATGGCGGGGCGCGAGGAACGAAGCGCCCCGGAGAATGCGAGTAGCGCGGAACGAAGTTCCGCGAACAGTCGAGCGGCGAAGCCGCGAGACGACGGTGACGGCCAGGAACCGCGAGCAGAGTGGCTCCCGGTCAACACCGACGCCGACCGCTCGGCGGCCGCTATCGCCGGGGCACTCGACGCGACGCTCGTCCTGCTGACGGACGTCGCGGGCGTCTACGCGGACCCCGACGATCCGGAGACGCTGATCGAGTCAGCCGAGACGGACGAGGAGTGGAATGCACTCCAGGACGCCGCCGAGGGGTTCATGGAACGGAAGGTCATGGCCGTCGAGGAGGCACTCGGCGAGGGGGCACCCGAAGTCGTGATCGCGGACGCGAACGCCGAGGAACCGATCAGTGCTGCCCTCGAAGGCAGTGGCACGCACGTGATGGAAACAGCAATCGAGACGGAGGATAAGTCATGAGCGGATTCGTATTCTCGGAGAAACCGATACAGATCGAGCGCGGTGACGGCGCTGTCGTCTACGACGACGCGGGCACAGAGTACCTGGACATGGGCGCGAGTTACGCCTGTGTCCCGCTGGGGCACAGTCACGAGGCCGTCGACACGGCTGCGAAAGAGCAGATCGACGATCTGACCTACGTTCAGGCGTCCTATCCAGTCGAGGCCCGGACGCGGCTGTACGATACACTCGCCGTGGCAGCGCCGGGCGACCTTGAGAACGTCTGGCTGTGTAATTCCGGGACGGAGGCCAACGAGGCGGCGCTGAAGTTCGCCCGGAGCGCGACCGGCGACTCGAAGATCGTCGCCACGATGCAGGGCTTTCACGGCCGGACGATGGGCGCGCTCGCGACGACCTGGAAGGACAAGTACAAGAAACCCTACGAGCCACTGATCGGCGACGTGGAGTTCGTGCCCTACGACGACAGCGAGGCCCTCGCCGACGCCGTCGACGACGAGACGGCGGCGGTCATCATGGAACCGATCCAGGGCGAGGGTGGGATCCACCCAGCGAGCGCCGAGTACCTCGAGTCGGCCCGCGAGATCACCGACGAGGCCGGCGCGGCGCTGATCTTCGATGAGGTCCAGACCGGCATGGGCCGGACGGGGACGCTGTGGGCCTGTGAGCAAAGCGGCGTCGTGCCGGACGTGCTCACGACGGCCAAGGGCCTGGCCAACGGCTTCCCGATGGGTGCGACGCTCGTCGCCGACTGGATCGCCGAGGACTACGGCTCTCACGCCTCGACGTTCTCCGGCGGGCCGGTCGTTTCGGCCGCCGCGGAAGCCACAGTCTCGACGCTTGTCGAAGACGACATTCCGAGTCACGCTGCCGACGTCGGCCAGTACCTTCGTGGGCAACTCCGCGAGGAACTCGGTGACAATGCCCGCGAGGTTCGCGGTGAGGGACTGATGATCGGCGTCGAGATCAAGCGCGGGGCCAATCGTGTGCTCAAAGAACTCGCCATGGATCACCAGGTGCTCGCGCTGCCGGCCGGTCGGACTGTGGTGCGGCTGCTCCCGCCGCTGATCGTCGACGAGGGCCAGGCCGACGCGGTCGTCGCGGCGCTGTCGGAGGCGATCGACTGATGAGCGCCGCCACTGACGCGCCGACTGGGGACGTCTCCGCCGCGGATGCACGCGAGTTGCTGATCGACCTGGTCGAGATCCCGTCGGTCTCGGGCGACGTCGAGGCGGCCACCGAGGCACTGGCGACGTTCTTCGAGGCGCACGACCGCGAGGTCTGGATCGACGACGTGGGCAACGTCCGTGCCCCCGCAAACGACAGTGTGCTCCTCACGTCTCACATCGACACTGTGCCGGGTGACATTCCCGTCCGCCTGGAAGAGAACGACGACGGCGAGACAGTCCTGTGGGGCCGCGGGAGCGTCGACGCGAAGGGACCGCTCGCGGCGATGGCCGCCGTGGCGGTCCGGACGGGGGCGAGCTTCGCCGGGGTCGTGGGCGAAGAAGTCGACTCGACCGGCGGCCGGTACCTTGTCGAGGACCGCGAGAGCGAGCCGGATGTGGTGATCAACGGCGAACCCTCCGGTTGGGACGGGATCACGCTGGGGTATCGCGGCCTGCTGGGTGGCACCTACGTCGCCACCAGCGAGTCCGGCCACTCCTCGCGGCCGGACAACAACGCGATTCAGGACGCTATCGATTGGTGGAACCGCGTCGAGGCCGAGTTCGCCAAGGACGAGTGGCACCCGGTCTTCGAGCGCGTGACCTGCAAACCCGTCGACATCGACGGCGGGATCAGCGGTGACGGGCTCTCGGTCGAGACGACGATGCGCGTGCAGTTGCGCGTCCCGCCGGAGTACACCACCGACGAGATCCGAGAGATGGCCGACGGTCATCTGACGAACGGCACTGTCAACTGGGACGACTGGGTCGAGCCGGTGATGATGAGTCCACGGACGAAGGTCGCCCGTGCGTTCCGTGCGGCGATCCGGAAACGCGGCGGCGATCCCCGCCTCCTGCGCAAGACCGGAACCAGCGACATGAACATCTACGCCGACGCCTGGGACGCCGAGATGGTGACCTACGGTCCTGGCGATTCGGACCTCGATCACGCCCCCGACGAACACCTGCCACTTGCCGAGTACGACCGCTCGGTGGCAGTCCTGGACGACGTGACGCGGACCCTCCTGGAGGAGCCATGACACGCAACGTACTCGATATCGACGACCTGACGAGCGAGGAACTGACGACCGTCCTCGACCGCGCAGCTGCCATCAAGGCCGGCGAGGAGGCGGGCAACCCCCTCGAAGACGAGACGCTGGCGATGATCTTCGAGAAGCCCTCGACCAGGACGCGTGTCTCCTTCGAGACCGGGATGACCCAGCTCGGCGGCCACGCCATCTTCCTCGGGCCGGACGACATCCACCTGGGGGACAGTGAGCCGGTCAAGGACACCGCGCGGGCGGTCTCGCGGTACGCCGACGCGATCATGGCGCGGCTGTTCGACCACGCTGACGCGGAGGAATTGGCCGAATACGCCACCGTGCCGGTCATCAACGGGTTGACCGACGACGCCCACCCCTGTCAGACGCTGGCCGACCTGCTCACGATCCGTGAGGAATACGGTGGGTTCGACACCGTCAGAGTCGCCTGGGTCGGCGACGGCAACAACGTCGCCCAGTCCTTTGTCCTCGGCGCGGCGATGGTCGGCCTCGATTTGACCGTCGCGACGCCGGAGGGCTACGAGATCGACGACGAAGTCTTGGAGCGGGCAGCCGAGTTAGGCACGGCCCCCGAGACGACGACGGACCCGGAAGCGGCCGTCGCGGACGCCGACGTGGTTTACACGGATGTCTTCGTCAGCATGGGTCAGGAGGACGAGCGCGCGGAGAAACTTGACGCCTTCGAGGGCTTTCAGGTTACGACCGACCTGCTGGGGGATCGGACGCTGATGCACTGCTTGCCGGCCCACCGCGGCGAGGAAGTCACCGACGCGGTCATCGAGAGCGACAACGCCATCGTCTGGGACCAGGCGGAGAACCGGCTGCACGCCCAGAATGGGTTACTGGTGTGGTTGGCCGAGCGATCGGAGTAAGCATACGCCGTCGAAGACGGCGTTTCTCTGTGAGCGAGCCTTTGGCTCGCGAGCAGGTCGTTTTTGGTCCAGCTTTTTGCGAGTCGGGTTCGCGAAGCGACCCCGACGAAGTAAAAAGGTGGTGGCGTGGATTCCGCGGCTTTTTTCCGGTGGGGCCCGTCGGAGCACACAATGACCCATCTGGAGATCACGCAGGACGAACCGGCCGAGGCGACCGACGGCGTCTGGCTGACCTGCATCGAGTGTGGCGAACATTTCCCGCCGTTCGAGGGGATCCGCTACACGTGCGACGAATGTGGGGGGCTGCTCGAAGTTCGATACGCCGACCTGCCGACCTTCGAGGACTTCGGCG
Coding sequences within:
- the argF gene encoding ornithine carbamoyltransferase: MTRNVLDIDDLTSEELTTVLDRAAAIKAGEEAGNPLEDETLAMIFEKPSTRTRVSFETGMTQLGGHAIFLGPDDIHLGDSEPVKDTARAVSRYADAIMARLFDHADAEELAEYATVPVINGLTDDAHPCQTLADLLTIREEYGGFDTVRVAWVGDGNNVAQSFVLGAAMVGLDLTVATPEGYEIDDEVLERAAELGTAPETTTDPEAAVADADVVYTDVFVSMGQEDERAEKLDAFEGFQVTTDLLGDRTLMHCLPAHRGEEVTDAVIESDNAIVWDQAENRLHAQNGLLVWLAERSE
- a CDS encoding [LysW]-lysine hydrolase; translated protein: MSAATDAPTGDVSAADARELLIDLVEIPSVSGDVEAATEALATFFEAHDREVWIDDVGNVRAPANDSVLLTSHIDTVPGDIPVRLEENDDGETVLWGRGSVDAKGPLAAMAAVAVRTGASFAGVVGEEVDSTGGRYLVEDRESEPDVVINGEPSGWDGITLGYRGLLGGTYVATSESGHSSRPDNNAIQDAIDWWNRVEAEFAKDEWHPVFERVTCKPVDIDGGISGDGLSVETTMRVQLRVPPEYTTDEIREMADGHLTNGTVNWDDWVEPVMMSPRTKVARAFRAAIRKRGGDPRLLRKTGTSDMNIYADAWDAEMVTYGPGDSDLDHAPDEHLPLAEYDRSVAVLDDVTRTLLEEP
- a CDS encoding acetylglutamate/acetylaminoadipate kinase is translated as MTVVVKVGGARAVDPEGALADVAQLVADGEDVVVVHGGSTKVDDTLERIGIEPEYVETPSGVVGRFTDEETMEVFEMAFGHLNTQLVAGLQSQGVDAVGLNGVDGKLLAGPRKSAVRVLEDGKRKIKRGDHSGSIEEVNEKLLYTLLDDGYTPVAGPPMAGREERSAPENASSAERSSANSRAAKPRDDGDGQEPRAEWLPVNTDADRSAAAIAGALDATLVLLTDVAGVYADPDDPETLIESAETDEEWNALQDAAEGFMERKVMAVEEALGEGAPEVVIADANAEEPISAALEGSGTHVMETAIETEDKS
- a CDS encoding aspartate aminotransferase family protein, with product MSGFVFSEKPIQIERGDGAVVYDDAGTEYLDMGASYACVPLGHSHEAVDTAAKEQIDDLTYVQASYPVEARTRLYDTLAVAAPGDLENVWLCNSGTEANEAALKFARSATGDSKIVATMQGFHGRTMGALATTWKDKYKKPYEPLIGDVEFVPYDDSEALADAVDDETAAVIMEPIQGEGGIHPASAEYLESAREITDEAGAALIFDEVQTGMGRTGTLWACEQSGVVPDVLTTAKGLANGFPMGATLVADWIAEDYGSHASTFSGGPVVSAAAEATVSTLVEDDIPSHAADVGQYLRGQLREELGDNAREVRGEGLMIGVEIKRGANRVLKELAMDHQVLALPAGRTVVRLLPPLIVDEGQADAVVAALSEAID